From a single Pelmatolapia mariae isolate MD_Pm_ZW linkage group LG20, Pm_UMD_F_2, whole genome shotgun sequence genomic region:
- the LOC134619363 gene encoding P2Y purinoceptor 1-like — protein sequence MNNSSCISFDFTGKFLPPVYILVFITGMLANGLGLKSVLQKWEKLGNVFVFVFNLGLADILYLLTLPFLMVYYFKDDQWIFGEAFCKTTRFCFNLNLYGSIGFLTCISVYRYLGIVHPMRMMGRITVTHSVAISVMVWLLVSVQSLPDMFFPKSPTNNTEKCFDTTSNDYVKDYLKYSLRRTLTGFCVPLFITLSCYGHMIAVLCRNDNIDEVVKQRSLKLLFILILLFSVCYIPYHILKNLNLLSRLSVIKGTCHKWSNGVYVGHQISRGLVCLNSALNPLVYLHVSEDICSQLRQLLQQAHQAVTSLCTSNQKSVTDT from the coding sequence ATGAACAACTCTTCTTGCATCAGCTTTGACTTTACAGGAAAATTCCTGCCACCTGTCTACATTTTAGTATTTATCACTGGCATGCTGGCTAACGGACTGGGATTGAAGTCAGTGCTGCAGAAATGGGAGAAACTGGGGaatgtctttgtctttgttttcaacCTTGGACTTGCAGACATTTTGTATTTGCTCACACTCCCTTTTCTGATGGTGTACTACTTCAAGGATGATCAATGGATCTTTGGAGAAGCCTTTTGCAAGACAACaagattctgcttcaacctgaatTTATACGGCAGCATTGGATTCCTCACCTGTATCAGTGTGTACAGGTACTTGGGTATTGTCCATCCAATGAGGATGATGGGAAGAATAACTGTGACTCATTCTGTGGCTATCTCAGTCATGGTTTGGCTGTTGGTGAGTGTTCAAAGTCTCCCAGACATGTTCTTCCCCAAATCACCCACAAACAATACTGAGAAATGTTTTGATACCACCTCTAATGACTATGTTAAGGATTATCTGAAATACAGCTTGAGACGGACACTCACTGGTTTTTGCGTCCCCCTGTTCATCACCCTCAGCTGCTATGGACATATGATTGCTGTCCTCTGCCGCAATGATAACATTGATGAAGTAGTGAAACAAAGAAGCTTAAAGTTGTTATTCATCTTGATTCTTCTGTTCTCTGTTTGTTACATCCCCTatcatatattaaaaaatctcaACCTCTTGTCAAGACTAAGTGTAATCAAGGGGACATGTCATAAATGGTCTAATGGAGTCTATGTTGGTCATCAAATAAGCCGTGGCCTTGTGTGTCTGAACAGTGCGCTCAATCCTCTAGTTTACCTGCATGTAAGTGAAGATATTTGTTCTCAGCTCAGACAGCTACTCCAACAAGCTCACCAAGCTGTCACTAGTCTGTGCACCTCTAACCAAAAATCAGTCACGgatacttga